DNA from Streptomyces rishiriensis:
GGCGTGCTCGGCGTCACCAGCATCACGGTCAACAACCTGTCCTACACGACGAGCGTGTCGTCGGACGGCGTCGTCACCGTGACCCCGCCGAGCGGCTCCACCATCCAGACCACGGTCGTGCTGCGCACCCTGCTGGGCAGCATCAACTGCGTCTACCGGGCGCCCAGCCTGACCGGCACGGCGAGCAACGCCGACAACAGCATCACCTTCACCGGCCAGCAGTTCACCAAGTCGTCCGGCTCGTCGCTGTGCTTCGCCAACGGCTTCTTCACCGCCAAGTACGCCCCGGTGACCGACGCGGGCGCGGCCGTCACCGTCAACTGAAAGCCGTCATCCACCACAGAGAACCGTCTGTGTGACTGATCGGAGTTTGCTGGACCGAACCCTCGCCAACGGGGTTCAGCGCCGACGCAGACGCGCGACGAGGGCGGCGCCGCCGGTGAGCACCAACACCGCCGCGGCGCCGCCCGCCAGCATCGGCGCGGACGGCCCGGAGCCGGAATCGGTGGCGGACGCCACCGGGGTGCTCCCGGGGTCGGCCGCCGCGGCCCGGGCTGAGGCGGCGCCGCCGGACGCGGTCGACAGCGACGAAATGGCGGACGGCGTGCCCGGCGTCTCGAGCGAGGAGGTCGTGGCCGCAGACGTCGTGGGCGTGGCCGGAACGGGCCCCTCGCTCGTCGGGTCACTGTCCGGCCTGCTCGGAGAAACCGCTTCCGGGAACACCACGTCCGAGCACGAGTAGTAGGTGTCCGGCGTGCTGCTGTTCTGCCAGATCGTGTAGAGCATCTGACGTCCCGTCCGGTCGGCGGGCAGCTTCGCCGTGAGGTGGTAGGCGCCGTCCTTCAGCGCCGGGTCCCTGACCTCGGCGAACGGCTTCGTCGGCAGGTCGGACCAGGTGAGCGGCTTCGACGGGTCGTATCCCGGTTTCGTCAGATACAGCTTGAACGTGCCGGTGTGCGCGATCGTCGAGGCGTACGTCATGCGCAGCGTCCCGCCGGGGGCGAGCCGGGTCGACGGCCAGTCGGCGCGGGCGAGGTCGAGCCCCTTGTACGCGGACAGTCCGCCGCTGCACAACCGCCCGTCGGGAATGGTCTGCCGGTCGCGGCCGTTCACGTTCGCCACCCGCAGGTTGTCCCACGCGGCGAAGGACGTGCCGTTGGCGTCGACCGCCGCCCGGCAGGCGGCGGTCCTCGCGTCGGCTCCGCCGTCGGGGGAGCAGGCGAACACCCGGCTGACCGGATTGGTGGGGGCGCCGTGCGCCTGGGCCGGTCCGGCGGCCCACAGGCCCAGCAGGAGAGGACTGACGGCGGCGGCCGTCAGAACTGCGGTGCGGTGTGCGGTGCTGCGGGGCATCGGGGACGTCTCCTCGGCCGGCGCGGGAATGGTCTCTTCATCAGTACGGGAACGGTCTGTTCGTCAGTACGGGAATCCGGCCCGGCGCGTTCAGCGCGCCTTCCCATGGCTTTCGCCCCTCGCGAGGACGCGACCAAAACGGTCGTTCGATGACCGATCGGGGTCGACGAGGGTTGGGTTTTGGTCGGATCGAGGGTTTCCCCTGTATCCGGATGGCTGATCCTTTGCCTATCGTTCCTGCACAGCCGACCCACAGGTAACCCCGACGGGGCCGGTCCCCGCGCCTGGCCGGCCTTTCGCGCTGCTCTTCGATGCACCCCCCGCCGCTTCCCCGCCGAAGCGAATCGACCGCCGCTCCGCCCTGTCCGGAGTCGGTTACGAAAGGCACGCCCTTGCGCACCTCACCCGCCCTGAGACGGAAGCTGATATCCGTCGCCGCGGCCTCCGCGGCCCTGCTCACCGCCGCGTCGACCGCTTCGGCCGTCGCCGCCCAGGAAACCGTTTCCCAGGGTCTTGCCGTCCCCGCCGCCCAGACCGAGGCCGCGCCCGGCACCCCGGCCGAGCGCCTCATCGTCGGATACCAGGCCGGTGCCGCCGAGGCCGGCTCGAATCCGGCCGCCGAGGCCGACGCCGCGGCCAAGGGCCGGCAGGCCGGCGAGGACGTCGATTTCCAGCGCCGGCTCGGCACCGGCGCCGCCCTGGTCGACCTGGGCGACGACCTCACGAAGGCGGATGTCGCCGACGTCGTCGCCCAGTACCGGGCGGACCCGCAGGTCGCCTATGTCGTCCCGGACCGGCTGAACAAGCCGAAGGCAGACCCGAACGACACCGAGTACACCAAACAGTGGGACCTCTTCGAGACCACCGCCGGTATGAACGTGCCGGGCGCCTGGGCCACCTCGACGGGCACGGGTGTCACCGTCGCCGTCATCGACACCGGTTACGTCGCGCACACCGACCTCGCCGCCAACGTCGTCGGCGGCTACGACTTCATCGCCGACACCGCGGTCTCCGTGGACGGTGACGGCCGCGACAGCAACCCGGCCGACCCGGGCGACCACTACGCCGCCAACGAGTGCGGTTCCGGCGTCGGGGCGAGCAACTCCTCCTGGCACGGCACCCACGTGGCCGGCACCATCGCCGCCGTCACGAACAACAACAAGGGTGTCGCGGGCATCGCGTACGGCGCGAAGATCTCCCCGGTCCGGGTGCTCGGCAAGTGCGGCGGCTACGACTCCGACATCATCGACGCGATCACCTGGGCCTCCGGCGGCACCGTTTCCGGTGTTCCCGCCAACTCCCAGGTCGCCAAGGTCATCAACATGAGCCTGGGCGGCGACGGGGCCTGCACCTCGGCGACCCAGAGCGCGATCACCGCCGCCGTGAACCGCGGAACAACGGTCGTGGTGGCCGCCGGCAACGAGAGCGACAACGTCGCGAACCACTCGCCGGGCAACTGCAACAACGTCATCTCGGTCGCGGCGACCAACCGCACGGGCGCCAAGGCGTCCTACTCCAACTACGGGTCCCTGGTGGACATCTCGGCGCCCGGCGGCCAGACCGGCACCGGCACCGCGAACGGCATCCTGTCCACCCTGAACTCCGGTACCACGACGCCGGCGACCGAGTCGTACGCCTACTACCAGGGCACCAGCATGGCCACCCCGCACATCGCGGGACTGGTCGCGCTGGTCAAGTCGGCCAACCCCGCGCTCACACCGGCCCAGATCGAGACGGCCGTCAAGAACAACGCCCGTGCCCTGCCCGGCGCCTGCTCCGGTGGCTGCGGCGCGGGTCTCGCGGACGCGGCCAGGACGGTGCAGGCGGTGAGCGGCTCAGGCGGTTCCACGGGGGGCACCACCTTCTCCAACACCACCGCGGTCCCGATCCCGGACAACGGTTCCGCGATCGAGTCCTCGATCGCTGTCAGCGGCCGCACGGGCAACGCCCCGACCGCACTCCAGGTCGGCGTCGACATCACCCACACCTACCGCGGGGACCTGGTGATCGACCTCGTCGCGCCCGACGGCAGCGCCTACCGGCTGAAAGCGGCCGCCTCCTCGGACTCCGCCGACAACGTGAAGGCCACCTACTCCGTGAACGCTTCCGGCGAAATCGCCAACGGCACCTGGAAACTGCGTGTCCAGGACACCGCGGCGCAGGACACCGGCAAGCTCAACAGCTGGCAACTGACGTTCTGAGGAAACCGCTTCTCGCCGCTTGCGACGAACGGGCGGGCCGGCCGGTGTGGAGGGGCACCGGCCGACCCGCCCTCGTTCTGTTTCTGCCTGCTTCCGGGTTCCGGTTGAGCCGGATCCCGTCGAGGCGTGGACTCCGGCGCCGTCGGCAACGGCACCTCGACGGCAACGAGTTACCTATGTGTTTCCAGCCGTTTCCATGAAAAACAAACCGGCCGCCCTCGCACCGTAAAGACACCGGAAGGATGTGCTCTGCAAGGGGCTGTGAGAGCCTCGGTATGCGGTGACACGTGTCGCTCGAGTGTCCCGGCATCCTCTTCTCCGGCTGCCCACAAGCGGAAACCGCGCCCCCCGTCTCTTTCGATTCTCTCTCGACTATGCCTCCGGTACGTTCTCTGTGGGAGGCTTCGTGCAGCAGGCCAGCAGTCGAGAACAAGTCGGGTGAGCCCAGGGGGCGTCGGCCGGGTTCACTCGTATGGGCAGTCCAGTCGTACCGTGAGCTATTGTGTACGGTGGGTAAGAAAAAACGGCATGACCCGTTCGTTACCGGCCCGGGAGAGTACCAGTCGATGGCGAGGCAGTTACGCGCCGAACAGACCCGCACGACGATCATCACGGCCGCCGCCGACCTGTTCGACCGGCGCGGCTACGAGTCGACAAGCCTCAGTGACATCGTCGCGCACGCCCATGTCACCAAGGGCGCCCTCTACTTCCACTTCGCGGCGAAGGAGGATCTGGCCCATGCCATCATGGAGTTGCAGTCCTCGGCCTCGCGCCGGATCGCCGGCGAGATCGACGACCGCGGCTACGCCTCCCTCGAAGCCGTGATGCGCCTGACGTTCGCGCTGACGCGACTGTCGGTCGAAGGGCCGATCACCCGGGCCGGGCTGCGGCTCGCCACGGGGGGAGTGGCGGTCCGCCCGCCCTTGTCGCATCCCTTCGCGGAGTTGCTGGACCTCATCTCCCGACGGCTCGGCGGCGCGCTCAAGGAGTCCGACATCCATCCGGACATCGACGTCGACGCCGTGGCGCATTCCCTCGTCTGCTTCTTCGTCGGCACCCGCGTCGTCGGCCGCTCCCGCGAACCCGCCGGCCGGCTGCCCCGCCGGATGGCGGAGATGTGGCACGTCCTCATTCGCGGCCTGGTTCCGGTACCGCGCCGACCGCGCTATCTCAGCCTCGCGGCGCGCCTGGAGCGGGAGATCATGGCGGCGGTCTGAGGGGTGCGGAGCGCTCGGCCGTGGTGACGATGACGACCACGGTGCCGGTGACGGTCGGCCCGAGCGGTGGGCCCGAGCGGTGGGTCCGAGCGGTGGGCCCCGGGATACGGTGAGCCGCATGTCCGACATCTCCGCGCCGCCCGTGATCCTCGGCGGCGAGCCCGGCTCGTTCCCCCACAGCGTCCTGGCCGAACGGCACCCGGCGATCATCCAGCAGGTGCGGGAGGCGTTCCCCTACGGACCCGACATCCACCGCAGGCTGGACGCGCTGCTCGACAACTGCGCCGAGGGCGTGATCGAACCGCTTCCCGCCGGTGCGCTGGACCGGGACCGGTGGCGGACCTGGGGTATGGACGCGTACGCCGGGCGATCCTGGTTCGACGTGCCCTGGCTGTGGTCGGAGAGCTACTTCTACCGTCAACTTCTCGAGGCGGTCGGCTACTTCGGGGCCGGCGCCTGGCAGGGCATCGACCCGTTCCGTCCCTTCAAGCTGGCCGAGCTCGACGCACCCGAGACCGACGAGGAACTGGCCGTACTCGACACCCTGGCGGACCGCCCGGTCGACGAGCGTGACCGCGCGCTGCTGCACGGTTCTCTCTGGGGCAACCGTGCCGACCTCGGCTTCCGGCTGTCCGACGTCGAGGCGCAGAAGCGGGCGGCGGTACCGGCGTTGGTCGCCGACGACAGCGAGACCCTGTGGTCACTGCTGCCGGCTGCGGATGCGGATGTTGTTGCGGATACGGATACGGATGCAGAGGTCGATGCGGACGCGGACGCGGGCGCGGAGATCGCCGCCGGTATCCGGCAGGGGGGCGCCGGTTCAGGCACCGGCGTCCTCTGTCTGGTCGCCGACAACGCGGGTCGGGAGCTGATCCCTGATCTCCTCCTCGCCGCCCACCTCCTCGCGCACGGGCGGTGCGGCCGTGTCGTGCTGCACGTCAAGCCGTACCCGTACTACGTCTCCGACGCCACCACGGCCGACGTCGTCGACGCGCTCAGGAAGCTGACGGCCGCGCGGGGAGCGGCCGGCGCATACGGCCGGCGGCTCTGGAAGGCCATGACCGACGGCGCCCTCACCGTGCGCGCCCATCCCTTCTCCGCCGCCCCGCTGCCCTACGCGGCGATGCCGGGCGACCTGCGGGCCGAGTTCGCGGCGGCCGCCCTGACGATCGTGAAGGGCGACCTCAACTACCGGCGCCTGGTGGGCGACAGCCGGTGGCGTCCGACCACCCCGTTCACCGACGTCACCGCCTACTTCCCGGGCCCCGTCGCGGCCCTGCGCACCCTGAAGTCCGATGTGATCACCGGCCTGGACGCCGCTACCGAGGCCGCCCTGGTCGCCGCCGAGGGCCGGCGCTGGCGCACCGCGGGGACGCACGCGCTGATCCAGGTCCGGGCGTGACGGACAGGGGACGGCCGCACGGCGAGGCCGGCGCGGACGGTGGGTCAGGAGGGAGCGGGCGCCGAACCGCCGGGCGAACGCGGCCGGAGCGCCGGCCGGGCCCGCCCGTGTCCGCGGCGCTGCGTGACGACGACCGGGCAGGTGGTGCGGGGGCCGCGCGGACCGGTACCTCAAGTTCCGTACCGTACAGGGCTTTCCGCTCGATTCACGCGATGGTGTGATCATGTGCGGCCCCGCGGATGACGGTGCGGACCCCCGGGTAGGGCCCGGCCATGACGCAACCGTTCGAACTCCCGCACTTCTACATGCCGCATCCCGCGCGCCTGAACCCGCATGTCGAGGAGGCGCGGGTCCACTCGACGCAGTGGGCGCGCGACATGGGCATGCTGGAGGGGTCCGGGATCTGGGACCAGGCCGACCTGGAGGCGCACGACTACGGCCTGCTCTGCGCCTACACCCACCCGGACTGTGACGGTCCCGCGCTGTCGTTGATCACCGACTGGTACGTGTGGGTGTTCTTCTTCGACGACCACTTCCTCGACATGTTCAAGCGCACTCCGGACCGGGCCGCCGGCAAGGCGCACCTGGACCGGCTGCCGCTGTTCATGCCGCTGGACCTGTCGACGCCCGTGCCCGAGCCGCGCAATCCGGTCGAGGCGGGCCTCGCGGACCTGTGGGCGCGCACGGTGCCGCAGATGTCGCAGGACTGGCGACGCCGTTTCGCCGTGGCGACCGAGCACCTGCTCAACGAGTCGATGTGGGAGCTCTCCAACATCAACGAGGGGCGGATCGCCAACCCCGTCGAGTACATCGAGATGCGGCGCAAGGTGGGCGGCGCCCCCTGGTCGGCGGGGCTCGTGGAGTACGCGACCGCCGAGGTGCCGGCCGCCGTCGCCGGGTCGAGGCCGCTCAGGGTGCTGATGGAGACCTTCTCCGACGCCGTGCATCTGCGCAACGACCTGTTCTCCTACCAGCGCGAGGTGGAGGACGAGGGCGAGAACAGCAACGGCGTGCTCGTCCTGGAGACGTTCTTCGGCTGCACCACCCAGGAGGCCGCCGACACCGTCAACGACATCCTCACCTCCCGTCTCCACCAGTTCGAGCACACCGCGTTCACCGAAGTGCCCGCGGTGGCCCTGGAGAAGGGCCTCGGGCCGGACGAGGTCCTCGCGGTCGCCGCCTACACCAAGGGCCTGCAGGACTGGCAGTCCGGCGGCCACGAATGGCACATGCGCTCCAGCCGCTACATGAACAAGGGCGCCACCTCCGACGCGCCCTGGCAGAAGCTGACCGGCCCCGGCACCTCCGCCGCCGACGTCGGCGCGCTGCTCGCCTCCGCCGCGGCCGAACGCCTGCGGGCCTACGCGCACGTGCCGCACCAGAAGGTCGGCCCGTCGCTGCTGCCCGACTTCCACATGCCCTTCCCGGTGGAGCTGAGCCCGCACCTGGAGGCGTGCCGCCCGCGCCTGAAGGACTGGGCGCACCGGATGGGCATCCTGGAGGAGGGCGTCTGGGACGAGGACAAACTCGGCGCCTACGACCTGGCGCTGTGCTCGGCCGGCCTGGACCCGGACGCCACCGCGGAGGCGCTCGATCTCAGCGCCTGCTGGCTCGCCTGGGGCACTTACGGCGACGACTACTACCCGCTGGTCTTCGGCGCGCGCCGTGACCTGGCCGCCGCGCGCCTGACCACGGCCCGGCTGTCCGCGTGCATGCCCGTCGACGACCTGGAGGCGCCGGTCGTCCCCGTCAACGCCATGGAACGCGGCCTGATCGACCTGTGGGTGCGCACGACCGAGGGCATGAGCCCCGACCAGCGGCGCACCCTGCGCGACGCGGTCGACGTCATGACCGAGAGCTGGGTGTGGGAGCTGTCCAACCAGCTCCAGAACCGGGTCCCCGACCCGGTCGACTACCTGGAGATGCGCCGCGCGACCTTCGGCTCCGACCTCACGCTGAGCCTGTGCCGCATGGGCCAGGGCCCCGCCGTGCCGCCGGAGGTCTACCGCAGCGGTGTGGTCCGCTCGCTGGAGAACGCCGCCGTGGACTACGCGTGTCTCGTCAACGACGTCTTCTCGTACCAGAAGGAGATCGAGTACGAGGGCGAGATGCACAACGCGATCCTCGTCGTGCAGAACTTCTTCGGCTGCGACTATCCGACCGCGCTGGGCATCGTCCATGACCTGATGACCCAGCGCATGCAGCAGTTCGAGCATGTCGTCGCCCATGAACTGCCGGTGCTGTACGACGACTTCGGGCTCTCGCCCAGGGCGCGGGAGGCGATGGGGAACTATGTCGCCGACCTGCAGAACTGGCTGGCCGGCATCCTGCACTGGCACCGTGAGGTCGACCGCTACAAGTCCGCGTACCTGGGCCGCCGCACCCACGGCTTCCTGCCGGACTTCGCGGCGCCGGCGTCCCTCCCGCACCTGCCGGTCTCCGTGCCCTCCTACCGCTGACGCTCCTTGCGGGAGGCGTGCCCGACCGCGGCTCGCGCCAGTGCCCGGACGATCGGGTGCGGGCGCGAGCCGTCGCCGGACAGCTCCGGCTGGAAGAGGGAGGCCAGGAAGAAGGGGTGGCCGGGCAGTTCGGCGACCCGGACCTGCCCGTCCTCGTCGTGGCCGGAGAAGCGCAGGCCGTGGGCGCGCAGGGTGTCGAGGTGTCGGGAGGGGCCGTACGCGCAGAAGTAGCGCTCGACCGTGCGCTCCGAGCCGATCACCGACTGGGCGAGCGACCCCGGCTCGAT
Protein-coding regions in this window:
- a CDS encoding Tat pathway signal sequence domain protein; protein product: MRTRSLLALAGTVVALSLTAVTPASAAGAVLTTANGDVAVGDVLNASLASGTAATLYSSATGTSGVSCAASAFTATVTDNPTAPGTATESLTAHTFNNCTANVVGVLGVTSITVNNLSYTTSVSSDGVVTVTPPSGSTIQTTVVLRTLLGSINCVYRAPSLTGTASNADNSITFTGQQFTKSSGSSLCFANGFFTAKYAPVTDAGAAVTVN
- a CDS encoding lytic polysaccharide monooxygenase, coding for MPRSTAHRTAVLTAAAVSPLLLGLWAAGPAQAHGAPTNPVSRVFACSPDGGADARTAACRAAVDANGTSFAAWDNLRVANVNGRDRQTIPDGRLCSGGLSAYKGLDLARADWPSTRLAPGGTLRMTYASTIAHTGTFKLYLTKPGYDPSKPLTWSDLPTKPFAEVRDPALKDGAYHLTAKLPADRTGRQMLYTIWQNSSTPDTYYSCSDVVFPEAVSPSRPDSDPTSEGPVPATPTTSAATTSSLETPGTPSAISSLSTASGGAASARAAAADPGSTPVASATDSGSGPSAPMLAGGAAAVLVLTGGAALVARLRRR
- a CDS encoding S8 family peptidase yields the protein MRTSPALRRKLISVAAASAALLTAASTASAVAAQETVSQGLAVPAAQTEAAPGTPAERLIVGYQAGAAEAGSNPAAEADAAAKGRQAGEDVDFQRRLGTGAALVDLGDDLTKADVADVVAQYRADPQVAYVVPDRLNKPKADPNDTEYTKQWDLFETTAGMNVPGAWATSTGTGVTVAVIDTGYVAHTDLAANVVGGYDFIADTAVSVDGDGRDSNPADPGDHYAANECGSGVGASNSSWHGTHVAGTIAAVTNNNKGVAGIAYGAKISPVRVLGKCGGYDSDIIDAITWASGGTVSGVPANSQVAKVINMSLGGDGACTSATQSAITAAVNRGTTVVVAAGNESDNVANHSPGNCNNVISVAATNRTGAKASYSNYGSLVDISAPGGQTGTGTANGILSTLNSGTTTPATESYAYYQGTSMATPHIAGLVALVKSANPALTPAQIETAVKNNARALPGACSGGCGAGLADAARTVQAVSGSGGSTGGTTFSNTTAVPIPDNGSAIESSIAVSGRTGNAPTALQVGVDITHTYRGDLVIDLVAPDGSAYRLKAAASSDSADNVKATYSVNASGEIANGTWKLRVQDTAAQDTGKLNSWQLTF
- a CDS encoding ScbR family autoregulator-binding transcription factor, translating into MARQLRAEQTRTTIITAAADLFDRRGYESTSLSDIVAHAHVTKGALYFHFAAKEDLAHAIMELQSSASRRIAGEIDDRGYASLEAVMRLTFALTRLSVEGPITRAGLRLATGGVAVRPPLSHPFAELLDLISRRLGGALKESDIHPDIDVDAVAHSLVCFFVGTRVVGRSREPAGRLPRRMAEMWHVLIRGLVPVPRRPRYLSLAARLEREIMAAV
- a CDS encoding damage-control phosphatase ARMT1 family protein codes for the protein MSDISAPPVILGGEPGSFPHSVLAERHPAIIQQVREAFPYGPDIHRRLDALLDNCAEGVIEPLPAGALDRDRWRTWGMDAYAGRSWFDVPWLWSESYFYRQLLEAVGYFGAGAWQGIDPFRPFKLAELDAPETDEELAVLDTLADRPVDERDRALLHGSLWGNRADLGFRLSDVEAQKRAAVPALVADDSETLWSLLPAADADVVADTDTDAEVDADADAGAEIAAGIRQGGAGSGTGVLCLVADNAGRELIPDLLLAAHLLAHGRCGRVVLHVKPYPYYVSDATTADVVDALRKLTAARGAAGAYGRRLWKAMTDGALTVRAHPFSAAPLPYAAMPGDLRAEFAAAALTIVKGDLNYRRLVGDSRWRPTTPFTDVTAYFPGPVAALRTLKSDVITGLDAATEAALVAAEGRRWRTAGTHALIQVRA
- the cyc2 gene encoding germacradienol/geosmin synthase Cyc2, producing the protein MTQPFELPHFYMPHPARLNPHVEEARVHSTQWARDMGMLEGSGIWDQADLEAHDYGLLCAYTHPDCDGPALSLITDWYVWVFFFDDHFLDMFKRTPDRAAGKAHLDRLPLFMPLDLSTPVPEPRNPVEAGLADLWARTVPQMSQDWRRRFAVATEHLLNESMWELSNINEGRIANPVEYIEMRRKVGGAPWSAGLVEYATAEVPAAVAGSRPLRVLMETFSDAVHLRNDLFSYQREVEDEGENSNGVLVLETFFGCTTQEAADTVNDILTSRLHQFEHTAFTEVPAVALEKGLGPDEVLAVAAYTKGLQDWQSGGHEWHMRSSRYMNKGATSDAPWQKLTGPGTSAADVGALLASAAAERLRAYAHVPHQKVGPSLLPDFHMPFPVELSPHLEACRPRLKDWAHRMGILEEGVWDEDKLGAYDLALCSAGLDPDATAEALDLSACWLAWGTYGDDYYPLVFGARRDLAAARLTTARLSACMPVDDLEAPVVPVNAMERGLIDLWVRTTEGMSPDQRRTLRDAVDVMTESWVWELSNQLQNRVPDPVDYLEMRRATFGSDLTLSLCRMGQGPAVPPEVYRSGVVRSLENAAVDYACLVNDVFSYQKEIEYEGEMHNAILVVQNFFGCDYPTALGIVHDLMTQRMQQFEHVVAHELPVLYDDFGLSPRAREAMGNYVADLQNWLAGILHWHREVDRYKSAYLGRRTHGFLPDFAAPASLPHLPVSVPSYR